A portion of the Pseudarthrobacter defluvii genome contains these proteins:
- a CDS encoding Tat pathway signal protein, with protein sequence MDSNQKNPQGEPEDGHPNGADSAGGSSGAGSSAKPPPWQVPKPELRPDLLNESVSPVDPFAREREKQLNNAAARKKRSQRRAVVVGLGVTALLAGTITAVVASNEDDPEYAQVCFNDETGERVEDRNCDSSAGRGGGIYAWYFYSRGASVPSIGQNRSTAPNYTRTVPSGAKASTGYSSKGGTVSRGGFGSSAKSGSSGGGKVSGG encoded by the coding sequence GTGGACTCGAACCAGAAAAACCCACAAGGGGAACCGGAGGACGGGCACCCGAATGGGGCGGACAGCGCCGGGGGCAGCAGCGGTGCGGGCAGCAGTGCCAAGCCGCCGCCCTGGCAGGTGCCCAAGCCTGAACTGCGCCCCGACCTCCTCAACGAATCCGTCTCTCCCGTTGACCCGTTTGCGCGCGAGCGGGAAAAGCAGCTCAACAATGCTGCGGCGCGGAAGAAGCGCTCCCAGCGCCGCGCGGTGGTGGTGGGCCTCGGCGTGACTGCCCTCCTCGCTGGCACCATTACCGCCGTGGTGGCCAGCAACGAGGATGATCCCGAGTATGCCCAGGTGTGCTTCAACGATGAAACCGGCGAGCGCGTTGAGGACAGGAACTGCGACAGCTCGGCCGGCCGCGGCGGCGGCATCTACGCCTGGTACTTCTACTCCCGCGGAGCCAGCGTCCCCTCGATCGGCCAGAACCGGTCCACCGCACCCAACTACACGCGGACTGTTCCCAGCGGGGCCAAGGCCTCCACGGGGTACAGCAGCAAGGGCGGCACGGTGAGCCGTGGAGGTTTTGGGTCAAGCGCCAAGAGCGGCTCGAGCGGCGGCGGAAAGGTTTCGGGGGGCTGA
- a CDS encoding MOSC domain-containing protein, protein MESGSVLAVCRVHQLVGDQGSIGVTAIDKRPASGAVKVHKLGLRGDIQANRAHHGGEDQAVYAYSQADADYWAGTLGRELPPGIFGENLRVTGIEATHAVIGERWKVGSGVELEVTSPRTPCATFQRRMKEPQWVKRFTDEGRVGTYLRVIRTGSIRAGDTIERTFVPRHGITIGRWFSAPDAEAIEALRGAEADGEIRLQDEYHARFEVLLRRLAR, encoded by the coding sequence ATGGAATCAGGTTCTGTCCTTGCCGTCTGCCGCGTCCACCAGCTCGTGGGGGACCAGGGAAGCATCGGCGTCACCGCCATCGACAAGCGTCCGGCAAGTGGTGCCGTCAAGGTCCACAAGCTGGGCCTGCGCGGGGACATCCAGGCCAACCGGGCACACCACGGCGGGGAGGACCAGGCCGTCTACGCCTATTCCCAGGCCGACGCCGATTACTGGGCCGGCACCTTGGGCCGGGAGCTGCCGCCGGGCATCTTCGGCGAGAACCTGCGGGTGACCGGCATCGAAGCCACGCACGCCGTGATCGGGGAGCGCTGGAAGGTGGGGTCCGGCGTCGAACTCGAAGTCACCTCCCCGCGCACCCCCTGCGCCACCTTCCAGCGCCGGATGAAGGAGCCGCAGTGGGTCAAGCGGTTCACGGACGAGGGACGCGTGGGGACGTACCTGCGCGTCATCCGCACCGGCAGCATCCGGGCCGGCGACACCATCGAGCGGACCTTTGTCCCGCGCCACGGCATCACCATAGGTAGGTGGTTCAGTGCGCCCGACGCAGAGGCCATCGAGGCCCTCCGCGGTGCAGAGGCCGACGGCGAGATCCGGCTCCAGGACGAGTACCACGCCAGGTTTGAGGTGCTGCTGCGGCGGCTGGCACGGTAG